One part of the Flavobacterium johnsoniae UW101 genome encodes these proteins:
- a CDS encoding FtsL-like putative cell division protein, which produces MKSGVFSILKARFLINDDAVKNWRFIVFIILLAILMIANTQRYEQKVFEIAKLNNEVKELRSEFVDRRSELMKLKMESTISDKMLEKQIFPSTVPPVKIEVKKEEEKSFFKRIWQ; this is translated from the coding sequence ATGAAAAGTGGAGTATTCAGCATATTAAAAGCAAGATTTCTAATAAACGACGATGCCGTAAAAAACTGGCGTTTCATTGTTTTTATAATTCTGCTTGCGATTCTGATGATTGCAAATACACAACGATATGAGCAAAAGGTTTTTGAAATAGCAAAACTAAACAATGAAGTAAAAGAACTAAGATCAGAATTTGTAGATCGACGTTCAGAATTAATGAAGCTGAAAATGGAGTCGACGATATCAGATAAAATGCTCGAAAAGCAGATTTTTCCATCAACGGTGCCTCCTGTAAAAATAGAAGTTAAAAAAGAAGAAGAAAAAAGTTTCTTTAAAAGAATATGGCAGTAG
- a CDS encoding penicillin-binding protein: protein MAVDDKHISYRIYLVAVFIFLMAIAIVVKLTNIQWVEGDYYRKLAKQRTVRNFVIPANKGNIYSADGSLLATSIPNYEIRFDAKAPKTETFEKYVKQLSDSLETVLDRPSGYYEKELRKARANKNRYYLIARNLSYTEYVKIKGFPLFNLGAFKGGIIVEQETVRKHPIGKIAERTIGYDRIDPATGVEVGKGIEWAFKNYLNGKDGKILKQKIAKGQWKPIRDVNEVDPIDGYDVISTIDVFIQDIAHHALLKQLEDYEADHGCVVVMETQTGHVKAISNLGRAEDGSYYETTNYAIAESQEPGSTFKLVDLMAILEDKVADTSKVYDSQGGVVKYYGKSVRDSHHGGYGKVSLARGFELSSNTVMVQAVYENYKNNPSKFVNHIKSWGLNKTLGLHFKGEGRPYIPQPGDKHWSGTTLPWMAFGYNVSVTPMQTLAFYNSVANDGVMVKPQFVSEIKEWNKTIKKFDVEVINPRVCSPETLKKVRAVLQNVVKKGTGSKLYSKDFSMAGKTGTAQVNYGGKEGKSALYYASSFVGYFPADHPKYSCIVVVHKPNTARNNYYGADVAGPVFKRIAQKIFTDAPSTNKIKQLDSKIAKQEVSYEKYEKEANKKLSQIPDLKGMPGMDAIALLENLGLKVKVNGMGKVKNQSIQAGTSISKNTTIVLELS, encoded by the coding sequence ATGGCAGTAGACGATAAACATATATCCTACAGAATTTACCTCGTAGCAGTTTTCATCTTTTTGATGGCAATTGCTATTGTCGTTAAATTAACCAATATTCAATGGGTTGAAGGAGATTATTACAGAAAACTGGCGAAACAGCGTACAGTAAGAAATTTTGTAATTCCGGCAAATAAAGGAAATATTTATTCTGCCGACGGAAGTTTACTGGCAACATCAATTCCAAATTATGAAATTCGTTTTGATGCAAAAGCGCCAAAAACAGAAACTTTTGAGAAATATGTAAAACAATTGTCAGATTCTCTGGAAACTGTTTTAGACAGACCATCAGGTTATTACGAAAAAGAATTAAGAAAAGCGAGAGCCAATAAAAACCGTTATTATTTAATTGCCCGCAACCTAAGTTATACCGAATATGTGAAAATTAAAGGATTTCCATTATTCAATTTAGGTGCTTTTAAAGGCGGAATTATCGTAGAGCAGGAAACCGTTAGAAAACATCCGATAGGTAAAATTGCCGAAAGAACAATTGGTTATGACCGAATTGACCCGGCAACCGGAGTTGAAGTTGGAAAAGGAATCGAATGGGCTTTTAAAAACTATCTAAACGGAAAAGACGGAAAAATTCTAAAACAAAAAATTGCAAAAGGACAGTGGAAACCGATTCGTGATGTAAACGAAGTAGATCCAATTGACGGCTACGATGTAATTTCGACTATAGATGTTTTTATTCAGGATATTGCACATCACGCTTTATTAAAACAATTAGAAGATTACGAAGCAGATCACGGTTGTGTTGTGGTTATGGAAACACAAACAGGTCATGTAAAAGCAATTTCAAATTTAGGAAGAGCAGAAGACGGATCGTATTACGAAACAACAAATTATGCTATTGCTGAATCTCAGGAACCCGGATCGACTTTTAAACTAGTTGATTTAATGGCGATTTTAGAAGATAAAGTGGCAGATACAAGTAAGGTTTATGATAGTCAGGGTGGTGTAGTTAAATATTATGGAAAATCAGTCCGCGATTCGCATCATGGCGGTTATGGAAAAGTTTCATTAGCCCGCGGATTTGAGCTTTCGTCAAACACCGTAATGGTTCAGGCTGTTTATGAAAATTACAAAAATAATCCATCGAAGTTTGTAAATCATATCAAAAGCTGGGGATTAAATAAAACTTTGGGCTTGCATTTTAAAGGAGAAGGAAGACCTTATATTCCGCAGCCGGGAGACAAACATTGGTCAGGAACTACACTTCCGTGGATGGCTTTTGGATATAATGTTTCGGTTACACCAATGCAGACACTGGCATTTTACAATTCAGTTGCAAATGATGGTGTAATGGTTAAACCGCAGTTTGTATCTGAAATTAAAGAATGGAATAAAACGATTAAAAAGTTTGATGTCGAAGTAATAAACCCAAGAGTCTGCTCGCCTGAGACTTTGAAGAAAGTAAGAGCGGTTTTGCAAAATGTGGTTAAAAAAGGAACGGGTTCTAAACTGTATTCGAAAGATTTTTCAATGGCAGGAAAAACAGGAACAGCTCAGGTTAATTACGGCGGGAAAGAAGGAAAATCAGCATTGTATTATGCGTCTTCTTTCGTTGGATATTTTCCGGCAGATCATCCAAAATATTCTTGTATTGTAGTGGTTCACAAACCCAATACTGCTAGAAATAATTATTATGGAGCAGACGTTGCAGGACCGGTTTTTAAAAGAATCGCTCAAAAAATATTTACAGATGCGCCATCAACCAATAAAATAAAACAACTGGATTCTAAGATTGCAAAACAGGAAGTCAGTTATGAAAAATATGAAAAGGAGGCTAATAAAAAATTAAGCCAGATTCCTGATTTAAAAGGAATGCCGGGAATGGATGCGATTGCTTTGCTGGAAAATTTAGGTTTGAAAGTAAAAGTAAATGGAATGGGGAAAGTAAAAAATCAATCGATTCAAGCTGGAACCAGTATTAGCAAAAACACAACAATTGTATTAGAATTATCGTGA
- a CDS encoding UDP-N-acetylmuramoyl-L-alanyl-D-glutamate--2,6-diaminopimelate ligase: MKVLKDILYKVTIESVTGSTDIDIQKIEFDSRKVESNDVFVAIRGSLSDGHDYIEKAIQLGAKAIICDKLPENIQKDVTYIQVKDTNTALAFMAANYFGDPSAKLKLVGVTGTNGKTTIASLLFQLFEKAGFKVGLLSTVKIVVDKTEYPATHTTPDSLTINHYLNEMAEAGVTHCFMEVSSHGIHQKRTEALHFVGGIFTNLSHDHLDYHPTFAEYRDVKKSFFDSLPKTAFVLSNIDDKNGSVMLQNTAAKKLTYALKSYADYRAQILESQLSGLLLKVNDNEVWVKLIGTFNAYNVLAIYGTAVELGIDSLEALRLLSDLESVSGRFQYIVSDNGITAVVDYAHTPDALENVLKTINDIRTKNEQLITVVGCGGNRDKTKRPIMAKIATDLSDKAILTSDNPRNEDPEVILDEMEQGVEGHNYKKVLRITDRKQAIKTACQLAQSKDIILIAGKGHETYQEINGVRHHFDDMETVKEILEQLNK; encoded by the coding sequence GTGAAAGTATTAAAAGACATATTATATAAAGTAACTATTGAATCTGTAACAGGTTCAACAGATATTGATATTCAGAAAATCGAATTTGATTCACGCAAAGTAGAATCAAATGATGTTTTTGTGGCAATTCGCGGTTCACTTTCTGATGGACACGATTATATTGAAAAAGCAATTCAGTTAGGTGCAAAAGCTATTATCTGCGACAAACTTCCTGAAAATATTCAGAAAGACGTTACTTATATTCAGGTCAAAGATACCAATACAGCTTTGGCTTTTATGGCAGCTAATTATTTTGGAGATCCATCTGCAAAACTAAAATTAGTCGGCGTAACAGGTACAAACGGAAAAACGACAATTGCATCATTATTGTTTCAGCTGTTTGAAAAAGCAGGCTTTAAAGTCGGCTTATTATCAACAGTAAAAATTGTAGTTGATAAAACAGAATATCCGGCGACACACACAACACCAGATTCTTTAACCATAAATCATTATTTAAATGAAATGGCTGAAGCTGGAGTTACGCACTGTTTTATGGAAGTAAGTTCACACGGAATCCACCAAAAACGTACTGAAGCTTTGCATTTTGTGGGCGGAATTTTCACGAATCTTTCGCATGATCACTTAGATTATCACCCAACGTTTGCTGAATATAGAGACGTAAAAAAATCATTTTTTGATTCTCTGCCAAAAACTGCTTTTGTATTATCAAACATTGATGATAAAAATGGTTCAGTAATGCTGCAAAATACTGCTGCTAAAAAACTGACTTACGCTTTGAAATCTTATGCAGATTACAGAGCTCAGATTTTAGAAAGCCAGTTGTCCGGATTATTACTGAAAGTTAATGATAATGAAGTTTGGGTAAAACTAATTGGGACTTTCAACGCTTACAATGTTTTAGCTATTTATGGTACTGCAGTAGAGCTTGGAATTGATAGTTTAGAAGCGTTGCGTTTATTGTCTGATTTAGAAAGTGTTTCGGGGCGTTTTCAGTATATCGTTTCAGATAACGGAATTACAGCTGTTGTAGATTATGCACATACGCCGGATGCATTAGAAAATGTTCTAAAGACGATAAATGATATCCGTACTAAAAACGAACAATTGATTACAGTTGTGGGATGCGGCGGAAATCGTGATAAAACAAAAAGACCAATTATGGCAAAAATTGCGACAGATCTTAGTGATAAAGCAATTTTAACATCAGACAACCCAAGAAACGAAGATCCCGAAGTGATTTTGGATGAAATGGAACAAGGTGTTGAAGGTCATAATTATAAAAAAGTACTGAGAATTACCGACAGAAAACAAGCTATTAAAACAGCTTGCCAATTAGCTCAGTCAAAAGATATCATTTTAATTGCCGGTAAAGGACACGAGACTTATCAGGAAATAAATGGGGTTCGCCATCATTTTGATGATATGGAGACAGTAAAAGAAATTTTAGAACAACTGAATAAATAA
- the mraY gene encoding phospho-N-acetylmuramoyl-pentapeptide-transferase — MLYYLFEYFDKTLDVPGTGVFQYITFRSALAFMLSLLLSTIYGKRVINFLRRQQVGETVRELGLAGQNEKAGTPTMGGLIIIFATLVPVFLFARLHNIYIVLLIVTTLWMGTIGFVDDYIKIFKKDKQGLKGIFKVIGQVGLGIIVGAVLYFNPAVTVRTDTGKTDVFKTAANTTVVLPAPVEEKSTATTIPFVKNNEFDYAEVLSFMGDGYEKWAWLVFIPVVIFIITAVSNGANLTDGIDGLAAGTSAVSVLALGIFTFVSGNIIFSNYLNIMYIPNSGEMTVFISAFVGALIGFLWYNSFPASVFMGDTGSLTIGGIIAVLAIAVRKEILIVLFCGIFLAESASVIIQVTYFKYTKKRFGEGRRIFLMSPLHHHYQKKGYHESKIVTRFWIVAVMLAILSIVTLKLR, encoded by the coding sequence ATGCTGTACTATTTATTTGAATATTTTGACAAAACACTAGATGTGCCTGGAACAGGAGTTTTCCAGTACATTACTTTTAGATCGGCTTTAGCATTCATGCTTTCATTGCTTTTGTCAACTATTTATGGTAAAAGGGTGATTAACTTTTTGCGTCGTCAGCAAGTGGGAGAAACTGTACGTGAATTGGGTCTTGCGGGTCAAAACGAAAAAGCAGGTACACCTACAATGGGAGGATTAATTATCATTTTTGCCACATTGGTTCCGGTTTTCTTATTTGCCAGACTGCACAACATTTATATCGTGTTGCTTATTGTAACTACTTTGTGGATGGGAACTATTGGTTTTGTTGACGATTATATCAAAATATTTAAAAAAGATAAACAAGGATTAAAAGGAATTTTTAAAGTTATTGGTCAGGTTGGTCTTGGAATTATTGTTGGTGCAGTTTTGTATTTTAATCCTGCTGTTACAGTAAGAACAGATACAGGAAAAACAGATGTTTTTAAAACCGCAGCAAATACAACAGTTGTACTGCCTGCTCCGGTTGAGGAAAAATCTACAGCAACAACAATTCCTTTCGTAAAAAACAACGAATTTGATTATGCAGAAGTTCTTTCTTTTATGGGAGACGGATACGAAAAATGGGCTTGGTTAGTATTTATTCCGGTAGTGATTTTCATAATCACAGCGGTTTCCAATGGAGCTAATTTGACGGACGGAATCGATGGTCTTGCTGCCGGAACCTCCGCAGTTTCTGTCCTCGCGCTCGGGATATTTACATTCGTTTCAGGAAATATCATTTTCTCAAATTATCTGAATATTATGTACATCCCTAATTCGGGAGAAATGACCGTCTTTATCTCGGCCTTTGTTGGAGCATTGATTGGATTTCTTTGGTACAATTCATTTCCCGCATCCGTATTTATGGGAGATACAGGAAGTTTAACAATTGGAGGAATCATTGCCGTATTAGCTATTGCAGTTCGTAAAGAAATATTAATTGTTTTATTCTGCGGAATTTTCCTTGCCGAAAGTGCTTCAGTAATTATTCAGGTAACCTATTTTAAATATACAAAAAAGCGTTTTGGCGAAGGCCGAAGAATTTTTCTGATGTCACCGCTGCATCATCATTACCAGAAAAAAGGATACCACGAAAGTAAAATCGTAACCCGTTTCTGGATTGTTGCTGTAATGTTAGCCATATTATCAATCGTTACTTTAAAACTAAGATAG
- the murD gene encoding UDP-N-acetylmuramoyl-L-alanine--D-glutamate ligase: MRLVVLGGGESGVGTAILGKKKGYDVFVSDFGKIKESYKEVLIINKIDWEEEQHTEDLILNADVVMKSPGIPDKSPIIKKLVAAGVKVISEIEFAKPFTEALTIGITGSNGKTTTTMLTHHLLKSAGLNVGLGGNIGKSFAWQVAENKYDAYVLELSSFQLDGIIDYRPDIAIITNISPDHLDRYEYKYENYINSKFRITMNQTESDYLIYDADDEASTEWLKNNKTKAKLIPFSLTKTFDEGASINNNKMEIKINQEEFTMETEHIALEGKHNMKNAMAASSVAKLMQIRNATIRESLSNFQGVEHRLEKVLKIQNVQYINDSKATNVNATFFALDSMNVPTVWIVGGVDKGNDYNELMSLVREKVKAIICLGIDNRKIIDAFGAVVDIMVEVNNMNDAVKTAQRLTEKGDAVLLSPACASFDLFENYEDRGKQFKQAVHNL, translated from the coding sequence ATGAGATTAGTGGTATTAGGTGGAGGAGAAAGCGGGGTTGGAACCGCTATTCTCGGGAAGAAAAAGGGATACGACGTTTTTGTATCGGATTTTGGAAAGATAAAAGAGAGTTATAAAGAAGTTCTTATCATTAATAAGATTGACTGGGAAGAAGAACAGCATACTGAAGATTTGATTTTGAATGCTGATGTGGTGATGAAAAGCCCCGGAATTCCGGATAAATCTCCGATAATAAAAAAACTGGTTGCGGCGGGAGTAAAAGTGATTTCGGAAATAGAATTTGCAAAACCTTTTACAGAAGCATTAACGATAGGAATTACCGGAAGTAATGGTAAAACGACAACCACAATGCTTACGCATCATTTACTAAAATCGGCCGGACTCAATGTAGGTTTGGGAGGAAATATAGGAAAGAGTTTTGCCTGGCAGGTAGCCGAAAATAAATACGACGCATACGTTCTTGAATTAAGCAGTTTTCAGTTAGACGGAATAATAGATTACCGGCCGGATATCGCCATAATAACCAATATCAGCCCGGATCATTTAGATCGATACGAATATAAATATGAAAATTATATCAATTCGAAATTTCGAATAACGATGAACCAAACCGAAAGTGATTATCTCATTTACGATGCAGACGATGAGGCAAGCACAGAATGGTTAAAAAACAACAAAACAAAAGCAAAATTAATTCCTTTTTCATTGACCAAAACATTCGATGAAGGGGCTTCTATAAATAACAACAAAATGGAAATAAAGATCAACCAAGAAGAGTTTACAATGGAAACAGAACACATTGCGTTAGAAGGAAAACATAATATGAAAAACGCAATGGCAGCAAGCTCTGTAGCAAAATTGATGCAAATTAGAAATGCAACGATTCGTGAAAGTTTATCTAATTTTCAAGGTGTTGAACACCGTTTAGAAAAAGTATTAAAAATTCAGAATGTACAATATATCAACGATTCAAAAGCAACAAATGTAAACGCTACTTTCTTTGCTTTAGATAGTATGAATGTTCCAACGGTTTGGATTGTAGGAGGGGTTGATAAAGGAAACGATTACAATGAATTAATGTCATTAGTTCGCGAAAAAGTAAAAGCAATTATCTGCCTAGGAATCGACAACCGTAAAATTATCGACGCTTTTGGAGCTGTAGTAGATATTATGGTTGAAGTAAATAACATGAATGATGCAGTAAAAACTGCTCAAAGATTAACAGAAAAAGGTGATGCTGTTTTATTGTCTCCAGCCTGCGCGAGTTTCGATTTATTCGAAAACTACGAAGACAGAGGGAAGCAATTCAAGCAAGCAGTTCATAACTTGTAG
- a CDS encoding FtsW/RodA/SpoVE family cell cycle protein produces MKELVNKLKGDRVIWSFVALLALFSFMPVFSASSNLAYIGHGTGNTLGYLVKHLAHVCIGFLIIYWVHKVPYHYFRAISKIALPVVWLLLLYTLLKGTVIAGANASRWIQVPFIGITFQTSTLAASVLFIYVARYLSKTKEENEPFQTSFIQLWIPVFITLALILPANFSTTALIFSMVMMLTFIGKYPLKYIAFIIGSGIAMLAFFLLVAKAFPESRFFSRVSTWESRIMNFTTDKPDEDDYQIEKAKIAIASGKLGGLGPGKSVQKNFLPQSSSDFIYAIVVEEYGLVGGVSILVLYLLLLFRFVIASHKANTLFGKLVVVGLGFPMIFQAMINMAVAVELLPVTGQTLPLISSGGSSIWMTCFSLGIIISVTKKEEEIAEEQEEKARRKEALQRLIDKELAEDDLPVDEKEEIYEEEAMYSIEDNSRNPMNAVLNK; encoded by the coding sequence ATGAAGGAGCTGGTTAACAAACTAAAAGGAGATAGAGTAATATGGTCATTCGTGGCCTTATTGGCGTTGTTTTCGTTTATGCCTGTTTTTAGTGCGAGCAGTAACCTGGCGTATATAGGTCACGGAACCGGAAACACATTGGGTTATTTAGTAAAACACTTAGCTCACGTCTGCATCGGTTTTTTAATTATTTACTGGGTTCACAAAGTACCGTACCATTATTTCAGGGCAATTTCAAAAATTGCACTTCCGGTAGTCTGGCTGTTGTTATTGTACACTTTGTTGAAAGGAACTGTAATTGCAGGAGCAAATGCAAGCCGTTGGATTCAGGTGCCGTTCATTGGAATTACGTTTCAGACATCAACATTAGCGGCAAGCGTATTGTTTATTTATGTAGCGCGCTATTTGTCAAAAACCAAAGAAGAAAATGAGCCGTTTCAAACCTCATTTATTCAGCTTTGGATACCGGTTTTTATCACTTTAGCATTAATATTACCAGCCAACTTTTCGACCACAGCGTTGATATTTTCAATGGTAATGATGCTTACGTTTATTGGTAAATATCCGTTAAAATACATTGCTTTTATTATTGGGTCAGGAATAGCGATGTTAGCGTTTTTCCTTTTGGTGGCAAAAGCATTCCCTGAATCAAGATTTTTCAGCAGGGTTTCAACATGGGAAAGTCGTATCATGAATTTTACGACAGATAAACCGGATGAAGATGATTATCAGATTGAAAAGGCAAAAATTGCAATCGCATCAGGAAAATTAGGAGGATTAGGACCTGGAAAAAGCGTTCAAAAGAACTTTTTACCGCAATCTTCTTCTGATTTTATTTACGCCATTGTAGTAGAAGAATATGGTTTAGTAGGCGGTGTTTCAATATTAGTTCTGTATTTATTGTTATTGTTCCGATTTGTGATTGCATCGCATAAAGCCAATACCTTGTTCGGAAAATTAGTTGTCGTCGGCCTCGGATTTCCGATGATATTTCAGGCCATGATTAATATGGCCGTTGCAGTAGAATTACTGCCCGTAACAGGGCAAACGCTTCCGCTGATAAGTTCCGGAGGTAGTTCGATCTGGATGACCTGTTTCTCTCTCGGAATTATTATTAGTGTAACCAAGAAAGAAGAAGAAATTGCCGAAGAACAAGAAGAAAAAGCAAGAAGAAAAGAAGCGCTTCAAAGATTGATAGATAAGGAACTGGCCGAAGATGATTTGCCGGTTGATGAAAAAGAAGAGATTTACGAAGAAGAAGCGATGTATTCCATCGAAGATAATTCAAGAAATCCAATGAATGCAGTTTTAAATAAATAA